In Candidatus Binatia bacterium, a single genomic region encodes these proteins:
- the hemA gene encoding glutamyl-tRNA reductase — MNRDIVIVGLNHRTAPVELRERVAFDGALLGETLQCLRALGSVGEGAVLSTCNRVEVVAATSDRDKAFAEVKRFLLEREAAAGESNLEARLYAYAGGEAVRHLFRVAASLDSMVVGEPQILGQLKDYYLAARAAGSVGPVLHRLFHRSFSVAKRVRTETGIASRVVSVSSVAVELAKRIFDRLEDKTVMLVGAGKMGHSVCRHLQRNGVSSLMVTNRTFERAVEVAAEFRGNPIRFEEFSRYLKLADLVIGCAGAPDYLLQPQTVEATLKERKQKAMFFLDLGDRRNFDPLINQVANVYLYDIDDLQSVASENLNGRTGEVLKADEIVDEEVEGFLRWLDSLDQVPTIVALRQRLEEIRQNELEKSLRTSLKGLSEKERRAIEDMTSAMIGKILHAPISRLKNPDEGDEALYIEALKKLFGLEDK; from the coding sequence GTGAATAGAGACATCGTCATCGTCGGACTCAATCACCGCACCGCTCCGGTGGAGCTGCGCGAGCGCGTCGCTTTCGACGGCGCGCTCCTGGGCGAGACACTCCAATGCCTTCGCGCGCTCGGCTCCGTCGGCGAAGGCGCGGTGCTCTCCACCTGCAACCGAGTGGAAGTGGTTGCCGCCACATCGGACAGAGACAAGGCATTTGCCGAGGTGAAGAGATTTTTATTGGAGCGGGAAGCCGCGGCGGGCGAAAGCAACCTGGAAGCTCGTCTTTACGCCTATGCCGGAGGCGAGGCCGTGCGCCATCTGTTTCGCGTCGCCGCAAGCCTCGATTCCATGGTCGTGGGCGAGCCGCAGATTCTCGGCCAGCTCAAAGATTATTATCTTGCCGCCAGAGCGGCGGGGAGCGTCGGTCCGGTGTTGCACCGGCTCTTTCACCGCTCGTTTTCGGTGGCGAAGCGGGTGCGCACGGAGACCGGCATCGCCAGCCGCGTGGTCTCGGTCAGCTCGGTGGCGGTGGAGCTGGCGAAGAGGATTTTTGATCGCCTGGAAGATAAAACAGTCATGCTCGTCGGGGCGGGCAAGATGGGCCATTCGGTCTGCCGGCATCTCCAGCGAAACGGCGTCAGTAGCTTGATGGTGACCAACCGGACCTTCGAGCGCGCCGTCGAGGTCGCCGCCGAGTTTCGCGGCAACCCGATCCGCTTCGAGGAGTTCTCCCGCTATTTGAAGCTCGCCGATCTCGTGATCGGCTGCGCCGGCGCGCCGGACTACTTGCTTCAACCGCAGACCGTGGAAGCGACGCTGAAAGAGAGAAAACAAAAGGCGATGTTCTTTCTCGATCTCGGCGATCGCCGCAACTTCGACCCGCTTATCAACCAGGTCGCCAACGTTTATCTCTACGACATCGACGACCTGCAAAGCGTCGCGAGCGAGAATCTGAACGGGCGGACCGGAGAGGTGCTGAAGGCGGACGAGATCGTGGACGAAGAGGTGGAGGGTTTTTTGCGCTGGCTCGATTCCCTGGATCAGGTGCCGACGATCGTCGCGTTGCGCCAGCGGCTGGAGGAGATCCGGCAGAATGAATTGGAGAAATCTCTGCGCACGAGCCTGAAGGGTCTTTCGGAAAAGGAGCGGCGGGCGATAGAGGATATGACTTCGGCGATGATCGGCAAGATCCTACACGCGCCGATCTCGCGGCTGAAGAATCCCGACGAGGGAGATGAAGCTCTTTACATCGAGGCGTTGAAGAAATTGTTCGGCCTTGAAGATAAGTAG
- the hemC gene encoding hydroxymethylbilane synthase: protein MNVIRIGTRGSALALAQTEWVKRKLEERYPELGIEVVTIKTSGDRFLTAPIVAIPGKGIFVKEIEEALLKKAIDLAVHSMKDLPTEMTPGLAIAAIPEREDARDVLVSSARRPLKDLPAGAKLGTGSLRRRAQILHCRPDLSVEPIRGNVDTRLRKMDAGEVDGLVMAAAGLKRLGLEKRVTEYLDEGICLGAVAQGALGLEIRGGDRRATSFLEFLRHAPTMLEVAAERAFLMRLGGGCQLPVGARAWAKYDKMRLKGVIADPDGRKLFKDETEGPAEQAEHLGRTLAERLLTMGADKILTVESRDSVHGAG from the coding sequence ATGAACGTTATTCGCATCGGTACTCGCGGCAGCGCTTTGGCGTTGGCCCAGACGGAGTGGGTGAAGCGGAAGCTTGAGGAACGTTATCCGGAGCTTGGAATTGAAGTCGTCACGATCAAGACTAGCGGCGATCGTTTTCTAACCGCGCCGATCGTGGCGATTCCCGGCAAAGGAATTTTCGTCAAGGAGATCGAGGAGGCGCTGCTAAAAAAGGCAATCGATCTGGCAGTGCACTCGATGAAGGACCTGCCGACGGAGATGACGCCCGGTCTCGCCATCGCGGCGATTCCGGAGCGGGAAGATGCGCGTGACGTTTTGGTCAGTTCGGCGCGCCGGCCGCTGAAAGATCTGCCCGCCGGGGCGAAGCTGGGCACGGGCAGCTTGAGACGCCGCGCGCAAATTCTCCACTGCCGGCCGGACCTGTCGGTTGAGCCGATCCGCGGCAACGTGGACACGCGGCTGAGAAAGATGGACGCGGGCGAGGTCGATGGGCTGGTGATGGCGGCTGCTGGGCTGAAACGATTAGGTTTGGAGAAGCGCGTCACGGAGTATCTGGATGAAGGAATTTGCCTTGGCGCCGTCGCTCAAGGCGCGCTGGGGTTGGAGATACGTGGCGGTGACCGTCGTGCAACCTCTTTCCTGGAGTTTTTGCGCCACGCGCCGACGATGTTGGAAGTCGCTGCGGAAAGGGCGTTTCTTATGCGATTAGGCGGTGGCTGCCAGCTTCCGGTCGGCGCGCGAGCTTGGGCCAAGTATGACAAGATGAGACTGAAAGGAGTCATAGCCGATCCCGACGGCCGGAAGCTATTTAAAGACGAGACAGAAGGTCCCGCGGAGCAGGCGGAGCATTTAGGAAGAACTCTCGCCGAGCGGTTATTGACGATGGGCGCGGACAAGATACTGACGGTTGAGAGCAGAGATTCGGTTCATGGCGCAGGTTAA
- a CDS encoding uroporphyrinogen-III synthase: MAQVNAGTSLPDESRPLSGRRIVVTRARSQASSFVEALKRLGAEAIEFPTIEIVPPASYEALDRAIQNLQQYDWIIFTSVNGVSCFSDRLAHLKIHASGLGKIRAAAIGPETAKALESLGVRPRVVPEEFRAEAILEMLRPEEMRGRKVLIPRAAEARDVLIQTLRQWGAQVDVVEAYRTIVPKNASNWMRALLLGGKADMVTFTSSSTVKNFVALLGADDVKGLLSATAIACIGPITQATAEELGVRVDAIAAEYTIPGLTRAIVEYFANAKGKGGRDKV; encoded by the coding sequence ATGGCGCAGGTTAACGCGGGCACGAGTCTGCCTGACGAGAGTAGACCGCTCTCCGGACGGCGCATCGTTGTCACCCGCGCCCGCTCGCAGGCGAGCTCCTTTGTCGAAGCGCTGAAACGCCTCGGCGCGGAAGCAATCGAGTTCCCCACGATCGAGATCGTTCCGCCGGCAAGTTATGAAGCTCTCGATCGGGCGATTCAAAACCTCCAACAGTACGACTGGATTATTTTTACCAGCGTCAACGGGGTGAGCTGCTTTTCGGATCGTCTTGCCCATCTCAAGATACATGCGAGCGGTCTCGGAAAAATTCGCGCCGCGGCCATCGGGCCGGAGACTGCAAAAGCTCTAGAATCGTTGGGTGTCAGGCCGCGCGTTGTGCCGGAGGAGTTTCGCGCGGAGGCGATCCTTGAAATGCTCCGGCCTGAGGAGATGCGGGGACGAAAGGTGCTGATCCCGCGGGCGGCGGAGGCGCGCGATGTGCTGATCCAAACGTTACGACAATGGGGCGCCCAAGTCGATGTGGTGGAGGCCTACCGCACCATCGTTCCGAAAAATGCTTCAAACTGGATGCGCGCGCTGCTGCTCGGCGGGAAAGCCGACATGGTTACGTTCACGAGTTCCAGCACGGTGAAAAATTTCGTTGCGCTCTTGGGTGCGGACGACGTCAAGGGGCTTTTAAGCGCTACCGCAATTGCGTGCATTGGCCCGATCACGCAAGCTACGGCCGAAGAGCTAGGAGTTCGAGTGGATGCTATTGCGGCGGAGTACACGATTCCCGGACTTACGCGGGCGATTGTAGAATACTTCGCCAATGCAAAGGGCAAGGGCGGGAGGGATAAAGTCTAA
- the hemB gene encoding porphobilinogen synthase, which produces MEFPSYRPRRLRKNERLRALVRETALSADHLIYPLFIGPGKDGAQPVPSMPGVAQLSVAHAVKECEEVNSLGIPAVILFGIPERKDSVGSEAYFDGGVVQKAVRAIKDRIPELLVITDVCLCEYTDHGHCGVIKDGDVDNDATLELLVKEALSHAKAGADIVAPSDMMDGRVGAIRKALDQGGFEQIAIMAYAAKYASGFYAPFRDAAESTPQFGDRRSYQMDPGNADEALREVELDIREGADIVMVKPAMTYLDIVYRVKQKFGYPVAAYNVSGEYSMIKAAAKNGWIDERRIVLELLLSIKRAGADMILTYFAKDVAREFHGK; this is translated from the coding sequence ATGGAGTTTCCAAGCTATCGCCCGAGGCGGCTGAGAAAGAACGAGCGCCTGCGCGCGCTCGTCCGTGAAACCGCGCTCAGCGCCGATCATCTCATTTATCCTTTATTCATCGGACCCGGCAAGGACGGCGCGCAGCCGGTGCCTTCCATGCCGGGGGTGGCTCAGCTCTCGGTCGCTCACGCGGTGAAAGAGTGCGAAGAGGTGAATTCTCTCGGGATTCCGGCCGTGATTCTCTTCGGAATTCCCGAGCGCAAGGACAGCGTGGGATCCGAGGCCTACTTCGACGGCGGTGTGGTGCAGAAGGCCGTTCGCGCCATCAAAGACAGAATCCCGGAACTACTGGTAATCACCGATGTTTGCCTGTGCGAGTATACCGACCACGGCCACTGCGGCGTGATCAAGGACGGCGACGTGGATAACGACGCCACACTCGAGTTGCTCGTCAAGGAAGCGCTCTCTCACGCCAAGGCCGGCGCGGATATCGTGGCCCCGTCCGACATGATGGACGGACGAGTGGGGGCGATCCGCAAGGCCTTGGACCAGGGTGGCTTCGAGCAGATCGCCATCATGGCCTACGCGGCGAAATACGCGTCCGGATTCTACGCGCCGTTTCGCGACGCCGCCGAATCCACGCCTCAGTTCGGCGATCGCCGCTCTTATCAGATGGACCCGGGAAACGCCGACGAAGCGCTGCGGGAAGTCGAGCTGGACATTCGCGAAGGCGCCGACATCGTCATGGTCAAGCCGGCCATGACTTATCTCGACATCGTCTATCGGGTGAAGCAGAAGTTCGGTTATCCCGTGGCCGCCTACAATGTCAGCGGCGAATATTCCATGATCAAAGCCGCGGCGAAAAACGGCTGGATCGACGAGCGTAGGATCGTGCTGGAGCTCCTGCTCTCGATCAAGCGCGCCGGCGCCGACATGATTCTTACCTATTTTGCCAAGGATGTTGCCCGGGAGTTTCACGGGAAATGA
- a CDS encoding glycosyltransferase family 39 protein — MVNDEWKRLAVAAAVCAWFSFWSIGSVSFIDPDEGMYGSIAREMAESGDWVTARFNGVRYLNKPPLLFWLSALTFKIFGPAEWGVRLWSALPAFATALLVWVLGRWLYGRAGGLFSALVFTSSLGIFLYAHVTLTDPLLIFSTCLAITAAVCAERGGASESGSAKLAGSCEIRGPLLFYLALSLGVLTKGLIALLLPVMVLGAFSILKRKTGKAIFDRLLATRYALAGALLFFLLVTPWHFLAARNNPGFVQYYLLDNQLLRYLKGGTLIEDDVSVTTPMFLVLVLVWFLPWSALLPAVLRQTIVKTRHSLSSNGDLKVLPVIWATVILLFFSLSSSKLEHYSLPALPALSLMTGGWWGERLRSPGPMSPVARYLALAILPGALFGMTLLYWQGLPIMPGFSHALLEFMGYYRAIQTQGLDFPIAIQPFATLIIAVGLMLLFGISAAVLLLACNKVWVGLFSFLLTSAGIFLLLFRVVLLLEPYHSTKPIADAILAQARPQDLILHEDPLEYSGGLVFYTGKRIYIVNGKRGSLEFGSRYPEAREIFLDSEAFVRLWRGEQKLFLVTRFPQERSVVHSLPQENIRLLGRFGARWLYTNRD; from the coding sequence ATGGTAAATGACGAGTGGAAACGGCTCGCCGTCGCGGCTGCCGTTTGCGCGTGGTTCAGCTTCTGGAGCATCGGCTCGGTCAGCTTCATCGATCCCGACGAGGGCATGTATGGAAGCATCGCGCGCGAGATGGCCGAAAGCGGCGACTGGGTTACCGCCCGATTCAACGGCGTCCGCTACCTGAATAAGCCCCCGCTTCTGTTCTGGCTGTCGGCGCTGACTTTCAAGATTTTCGGCCCCGCGGAATGGGGGGTCCGTCTGTGGAGCGCCCTTCCCGCTTTCGCCACTGCTCTGCTCGTCTGGGTCCTGGGGAGATGGCTCTACGGCCGAGCCGGCGGATTATTTTCCGCGCTGGTCTTTACCTCGAGTTTAGGCATTTTTCTCTACGCTCACGTGACCCTGACCGACCCCCTCCTTATATTCTCGACCTGTCTCGCCATAACAGCAGCGGTATGCGCGGAACGAGGCGGAGCTTCGGAATCGGGTTCTGCTAAGCTCGCTGGCTCGTGTGAAATCAGGGGACCACTCCTATTCTATCTGGCTCTATCTCTTGGCGTCTTGACCAAAGGCTTGATCGCTCTTCTGCTGCCGGTCATGGTTCTCGGAGCTTTTTCCATCTTGAAGCGCAAAACCGGCAAAGCTATCTTCGACCGCTTGCTCGCCACTCGGTACGCGCTCGCCGGCGCTCTGCTCTTTTTCCTCTTGGTAACGCCGTGGCATTTCCTCGCGGCACGGAATAATCCCGGCTTCGTTCAATACTATCTTCTGGACAACCAGCTCCTGCGTTATCTCAAAGGCGGGACGCTGATTGAAGACGACGTATCCGTGACGACGCCAATGTTTCTCGTTCTGGTCCTCGTCTGGTTTCTGCCCTGGAGCGCGCTTCTCCCGGCTGTTCTTCGACAGACCATAGTTAAAACAAGGCATTCGCTCTCTTCGAACGGCGACCTAAAGGTCCTGCCGGTTATCTGGGCCACTGTCATCCTGCTATTCTTCTCGCTTTCTTCATCGAAGCTCGAGCACTACTCTCTTCCCGCGCTCCCCGCGTTGAGCCTTATGACCGGCGGCTGGTGGGGTGAGCGGCTGCGATCGCCTGGACCTATGAGTCCCGTGGCGCGATACTTGGCGCTTGCAATTCTGCCTGGCGCTCTTTTCGGAATGACGTTGCTCTATTGGCAAGGTTTGCCAATCATGCCCGGATTCTCTCACGCGCTGTTGGAGTTCATGGGCTACTATCGTGCAATTCAGACCCAGGGTCTCGACTTTCCCATCGCCATCCAACCTTTCGCCACGCTGATCATAGCCGTAGGGTTGATGCTCCTTTTCGGAATATCGGCCGCCGTGCTGCTCCTCGCCTGCAATAAAGTTTGGGTGGGGTTGTTTTCCTTTCTACTGACCTCCGCGGGAATTTTTCTCCTGCTGTTTCGCGTCGTGTTGCTTTTGGAGCCTTACCATTCCACCAAGCCGATCGCCGACGCGATCCTAGCCCAAGCCCGACCGCAGGACCTGATCCTTCACGAGGATCCGCTCGAATACAGCGGCGGCCTGGTTTTTTATACAGGCAAACGAATCTATATCGTCAACGGAAAGCGGGGCAGCCTGGAGTTCGGCTCGCGCTATCCCGAGGCGCGGGAGATTTTTCTGGATAGCGAAGCGTTTGTGAGACTATGGCGAGGCGAGCAAAAGTTATTTCTAGTGACCCGCTTTCCGCAGGAGCGCAGCGTCGTCCATTCATTGCCGCAAGAAAATATCCGACTCTTGGGCCGTTTCGGCGCGCGCTGGCTCTACACCAATCGTGATTAA
- a CDS encoding fibronectin type III domain-containing protein has protein sequence MIWLNTLRKRTFALCFLFMAAILAHTELHAGQLTLSWTDNSTDEDGFKIERGTSTSGPFAQIGMTGMNISSYTDAGLADATNFCYRVRAYNSGGDSSYTNVACGTSSATLTVSKTGTGTVTSSPAGINCGSTCSGSYASGTSVTLTATAGANYSFTGWSGACTGTGSCVVAMDSAKSVTATFTAQSFALTLVKAGAGSGTVTSSPSGINCGSICSANYNSGTSVTLTATAASGSTFAGWSGACTGTGSCVVSMSSAKSVTATFNIQTFALTATKSGAGSGTVTSSPSGINCGSTCSANYNRGTSVTLTATAASGSTFAGWSGACTGTGSCVVAMDSAKSVTATFSVPPPSPPSTLSVL, from the coding sequence ATGATTTGGTTAAACACGCTGCGCAAACGAACTTTCGCCCTCTGTTTTTTGTTCATGGCGGCGATCCTTGCGCATACAGAATTGCACGCCGGTCAACTCACTTTGAGTTGGACGGATAACTCCACAGACGAGGATGGATTTAAAATCGAGCGGGGAACTTCCACGTCGGGACCGTTTGCACAGATCGGCATGACAGGTATGAATATCAGTTCGTACACGGACGCGGGCCTGGCGGACGCTACTAATTTTTGTTATCGCGTCCGGGCCTACAATTCGGGCGGCGATTCCTCGTATACCAACGTAGCATGCGGCACCAGCTCGGCTACACTCACGGTCAGCAAGACCGGCACCGGCACGGTGACAAGTTCTCCCGCCGGGATCAACTGCGGCTCGACTTGCTCGGGCAGCTACGCCAGCGGAACTTCCGTCACGCTGACGGCCACGGCGGGCGCGAATTATTCTTTTACCGGCTGGAGCGGGGCTTGCACGGGGACGGGCAGTTGCGTCGTTGCGATGGACTCAGCGAAATCGGTTACGGCGACGTTTACAGCGCAGAGTTTCGCGCTGACACTGGTGAAGGCGGGCGCAGGCAGCGGCACCGTCACCAGCTCTCCTTCAGGGATCAACTGCGGTTCTATATGCTCGGCGAATTACAACAGCGGGACCTCCGTGACCCTGACGGCCACGGCGGCATCCGGCTCTACTTTCGCGGGCTGGAGCGGCGCCTGTACCGGGACCGGCAGCTGCGTTGTTAGTATGAGCTCGGCAAAGTCGGTCACGGCCACCTTCAATATACAGACATTCGCCCTCACGGCGACCAAGTCAGGCGCAGGCAGCGGTACGGTCACCAGCTCTCCTTCGGGGATCAACTGCGGCTCTACATGCTCGGCGAACTACAACAGAGGGACGTCGGTGACGCTTACGGCAACTGCGGCATCCGGCTCTACTTTCGCGGGCTGGAGCGGCGCATGCACGGGCACGGGTAGTTGCGTCGTCGCGATGGACTCAGCGAAATCGGTCACGGCGACGTTCAGCGTACCTCCGCCTTCACCGCCCTCGACTCTTTCGGTTCTGTAG
- a CDS encoding zf-HC2 domain-containing protein, which translates to MNCPEVQELFSDYLDARLAPSHASLLKEHLGFCSACRQELEALRSTVTLICSLGEIKTAPDFLIQVNRKIDSGWKLGHLWRWAFVPAKIKLPVEAAALLIVTTLAFYVYRSSELSQESAILFKKSPKTSEEEKRRMAELDPSRPNQNPRSVLAYKELNREATRQSLSEALSEKETPAPPSVAQAPREKRRRRLRFSPRPRAKIGSPRRRSRLWR; encoded by the coding sequence ATGAATTGCCCGGAGGTCCAGGAATTATTTTCGGATTATTTGGACGCCCGATTGGCGCCGTCGCACGCCTCCCTGCTGAAGGAACACCTTGGCTTCTGCTCGGCATGCCGCCAGGAATTGGAGGCTCTCCGCAGCACGGTCACGTTGATCTGTTCCCTGGGTGAGATAAAGACGGCGCCGGATTTTCTAATTCAGGTAAACAGAAAGATCGACAGCGGTTGGAAGCTGGGTCATCTCTGGCGGTGGGCCTTTGTGCCCGCCAAGATCAAGCTTCCAGTAGAGGCTGCGGCGCTGTTGATCGTCACAACTTTGGCATTTTATGTTTATCGTTCGTCTGAACTATCTCAAGAGAGCGCGATCCTCTTTAAAAAAAGTCCCAAGACGTCCGAAGAAGAAAAGCGGCGCATGGCCGAGTTGGATCCGAGCCGTCCGAATCAAAATCCCCGCTCGGTTCTTGCATATAAAGAGCTAAACCGCGAGGCAACGCGGCAATCATTATCAGAGGCGTTGTCGGAGAAAGAAACCCCGGCGCCGCCTTCCGTGGCGCAGGCGCCGAGAGAGAAGCGCCGCCGCCGGCTCCGCTTTTCGCCGCGCCCGCGAGCAAAGATCGGATCGCCAAGGCGCCGGAGCAGATTGTGGAGGTGA
- a CDS encoding DoxX family membrane protein, with amino-acid sequence MVQEKVTALPERHELPGSHKGEILDQGTALILVETILRVALGLRFLYSGISNIHRWPNAMRNAEIVFPCGFKVFGFIAVFLMVGGGLGLALGVATRLAALMIALFLIPTFAIQRHWLSVLPSMIEDVNRALADASRKNTFQRLARQAFHSHETGWQNNLLMLLLALYFAVRGSPAFGIDNLLG; translated from the coding sequence ATTGTACAAGAAAAAGTAACCGCCCTGCCGGAACGGCATGAGCTTCCGGGCTCTCACAAAGGAGAAATTCTGGACCAGGGAACCGCGCTCATTCTAGTCGAAACCATCCTTCGTGTCGCCCTCGGTCTTCGTTTTCTCTATAGCGGCATCAGCAATATACACAGATGGCCTAACGCGATGCGAAACGCCGAGATCGTTTTCCCCTGCGGCTTTAAAGTATTCGGCTTTATCGCAGTATTTCTGATGGTCGGCGGCGGATTGGGTCTGGCACTGGGAGTGGCAACGCGCCTGGCCGCGCTGATGATCGCTCTCTTCTTAATCCCGACTTTCGCAATTCAACGCCACTGGCTCAGCGTGCTGCCGTCGATGATCGAAGACGTGAATCGCGCGCTGGCCGACGCTTCACGGAAGAACACGTTCCAACGTTTGGCCCGGCAGGCGTTTCACTCCCATGAGACTGGTTGGCAAAACAATCTGCTGATGCTGCTCCTGGCGTTATATTTTGCCGTTCGCGGCTCGCCCGCGTTCGGAATCGACAATCTTCTCGGATAA
- a CDS encoding ABC transporter substrate-binding protein codes for MSLQKFAIVSICLAVLVAVAVPVSAQLSRVHVGYSAISGDQLPLWVGKESGIFERNGLDVQTIFFTGGSTAILALVSGDVPITQVSGPGLVSSGLAGSDAVFVAGGMTSLNYVLMGKPGVTSAEQLKGGTVAISRFGSATDTIARFALKKIGLTPGKDVTIVQVGSGPDRLGAALTGRVTASVINPPSSFQAEKKGMAVIADVAKLGLSFQHTAPATTRKYIKEHQDIVRRYVKGHVEAVHRMWTDKETTIKVLGKYMGGGMEREILEKTRENVLTEALFPKKQFPTIEGLKFVLEDIGERDPRAKSAKPEQFLDMTFIKEIDQSGYIDGLYKKK; via the coding sequence ATGAGTCTGCAAAAATTCGCAATCGTTTCTATTTGTCTCGCCGTTCTTGTTGCGGTTGCCGTTCCGGTTTCCGCACAACTGTCCCGAGTCCACGTCGGCTACAGCGCGATCAGCGGCGACCAACTGCCGCTTTGGGTCGGGAAGGAAAGCGGAATTTTCGAGAGGAACGGCCTCGACGTACAGACCATTTTCTTCACCGGCGGAAGCACGGCGATCCTGGCGCTGGTCTCGGGCGATGTTCCGATCACACAGGTTTCCGGTCCCGGCCTCGTCAGCAGCGGACTGGCCGGTTCGGACGCGGTCTTCGTCGCCGGAGGCATGACTTCGTTGAATTACGTGCTGATGGGAAAGCCGGGCGTCACTTCGGCGGAGCAGCTCAAAGGCGGGACTGTCGCAATCAGTCGTTTCGGCTCGGCGACGGACACGATCGCCAGATTCGCGCTTAAAAAAATTGGCTTGACGCCGGGAAAAGATGTGACGATCGTGCAAGTGGGCAGCGGACCGGACCGCCTGGGCGCAGCTTTGACCGGCCGGGTGACCGCTTCCGTGATCAATCCGCCTTCCAGCTTTCAGGCCGAAAAAAAGGGCATGGCCGTCATTGCCGACGTGGCGAAGCTGGGTCTCTCGTTCCAGCATACCGCGCCCGCAACGACGAGAAAGTATATCAAAGAACATCAAGATATCGTTCGCAGATACGTCAAAGGGCATGTGGAAGCGGTGCATCGGATGTGGACGGACAAGGAAACCACCATCAAAGTCCTGGGAAAGTACATGGGGGGCGGAATGGAGCGTGAGATATTGGAAAAAACCCGGGAGAACGTCCTGACCGAAGCCTTATTTCCCAAAAAACAATTCCCGACGATCGAAGGACTCAAATTCGTCCTGGAAGACATAGGCGAAAGAGACCCGAGAGCAAAGAGCGCCAAGCCAGAACAGTTCCTGGACATGACGTTTATCAAGGAGATCGATCAGAGCGGCTATATCGACGGATTGTACAAGAAAAAGTAA
- a CDS encoding TRAP transporter large permease, with amino-acid sequence MEWLILGIVIALTVINVPIGFALSLSAIVLVLLKGTAPLGIVPLNLFSGASSFPLLAIPLFILAGGLMETSGISLRLVNMANSFVGFIRGGLAMVTIVATMIQSEISGSSVADAAAIGNVVIPAMEKRGYPRALSAAIVSNAASAAILIPPSIPMIIYAWMAETSVAKLFFAGFLPGFIACAAMMAVSYYYARKYNLPVESRFSLHKVGKSTLEAFWALMIPIVIWGGIFLGIATATEVAALAVLAAFIIGVFIYRELPTKETVRVLKDSAGQTAVVMLIVASSAVLGWYLTSEQIPQKFARMILETTSNKYLILFFLNIFFFVAGMFLHSAAAIILVVPIVMPLIRQIGVDPIHFGIIVTINLGVGQQTPPVATVLFTTAAIARIPFWEVFKAGWPFTLVLALVTLLVTYVPWISLGLVNMIQW; translated from the coding sequence GTGGAGTGGCTCATCCTCGGAATAGTGATCGCCCTCACGGTCATCAACGTTCCGATCGGCTTCGCCCTTTCTCTCTCCGCGATCGTTCTCGTCCTGCTGAAAGGGACGGCGCCTCTCGGCATCGTCCCGCTCAACCTTTTTTCCGGCGCCTCCAGTTTTCCCCTGCTCGCGATTCCTCTCTTCATACTGGCGGGCGGCCTGATGGAAACTTCGGGAATTTCTCTCCGCCTGGTCAACATGGCTAACAGCTTCGTCGGCTTCATCCGCGGCGGCCTGGCGATGGTCACGATCGTCGCGACCATGATTCAAAGCGAGATCTCCGGCTCCTCGGTGGCCGACGCGGCGGCGATCGGCAACGTCGTCATTCCCGCGATGGAGAAGCGCGGCTATCCGCGCGCGCTCAGCGCCGCGATCGTGTCCAACGCGGCCTCGGCGGCGATTTTGATTCCGCCGTCTATCCCGATGATCATTTACGCCTGGATGGCGGAAACTTCGGTGGCGAAGCTTTTCTTTGCCGGATTCCTGCCGGGTTTTATCGCCTGTGCCGCCATGATGGCTGTGAGTTACTATTATGCCCGCAAGTACAACCTGCCCGTGGAGTCGAGGTTCTCTCTGCACAAGGTCGGCAAATCGACTTTGGAAGCTTTCTGGGCGCTCATGATCCCGATCGTCATCTGGGGCGGCATCTTCCTCGGTATCGCGACCGCGACGGAGGTCGCGGCCCTAGCGGTGCTGGCGGCGTTCATCATCGGCGTCTTCATTTACCGAGAGCTCCCGACGAAAGAAACCGTTCGCGTCCTCAAGGACTCCGCCGGACAGACCGCCGTCGTCATGCTCATCGTGGCGTCGTCGGCGGTTCTCGGCTGGTATTTGACGAGCGAGCAGATTCCCCAAAAGTTCGCCCGCATGATTCTCGAGACCACCTCGAACAAGTATTTGATCCTCTTTTTCCTCAATATCTTCTTCTTCGTCGCCGGCATGTTCCTCCACTCCGCCGCCGCGATCATTCTCGTCGTCCCGATCGTGATGCCGCTCATCCGTCAAATCGGCGTCGATCCGATTCATTTCGGCATCATCGTCACGATCAACCTGGGCGTCGGCCAGCAAACTCCTCCCGTCGCGACCGTGCTTTTCACCACCGCCGCCATCGCGCGCATCCCCTTCTGGGAAGTCTTCAAAGCCGGCTGGCCCTTCACGCTGGTGCTCGCATTGGTCACGCTGTTAGTGACTTACGTGCCGTGGATCAGTCTGGGTTTAGTGAATATGATCCAGTGGTAG